CCTATATGGAAACCTGCATTGAAGATGATGAAATTGCGGAGCGCATGGATGCTGGTCGCGCTGCCCTGCTAGCCCGCGGTCAAAATGAAGTGGGCCCATACCAAAGCCCCATGGAAGATGGCATGCAACATTTTCATGAATGGTACCGTCGTGCCATGAACTATCAAGGCGCATAATTCAGTAACGCCCATCACGCCCTCTATAGGAAGCCATCATGACGCCGCTCATTACTGCAAATCAATTAGAAGAAATTATTAACAGTGGTGAGAATGTATTGCTCTGTGATTGCCGCTTTGATTTAGTCGATCCACTAGCCGGTCGCAAGTCATATTTAGAGGGCCATATTCCAGGCGCACTCTATGTCGATCTAGACCATGATTTATCTGGTGAAAAGACAGGCAAAAATGGTCGTCACCCACTTCCCACCCCAGAAGCTTGGGCCCAAACCAAATCTCGCCTAGGCTTTGACTCCAACACCTTAGTAATTGCCTACGACAATCAGGGCTCTGTATATGCCAGTCGCCTCTGGTGGATGCTCAAAGCCACTGGCCATGCCAATGTACAAGTCTTAGATGGCGGCCTAGATGCTTGGAATGGCCCCATCGGCACAATGCCACGCGAGGCAAAACCAACCACAACGCCGGTACCCACCATG
This genomic stretch from Polynucleobacter corsicus harbors:
- a CDS encoding sulfurtransferase, whose amino-acid sequence is MTPLITANQLEEIINSGENVLLCDCRFDLVDPLAGRKSYLEGHIPGALYVDLDHDLSGEKTGKNGRHPLPTPEAWAQTKSRLGFDSNTLVIAYDNQGSVYASRLWWMLKATGHANVQVLDGGLDAWNGPIGTMPREAKPTTTPVPTMSYVGLVTVEEVVHNLQTKTNVVIDARANDRFHGQNETLDPVGGHIPNAINYCFRENLSRKSFKTPEQLFKDFVDLLGSSKASEVIHQCGSGVTACHNLLAMEVAGLKGSRVYAGSWSEWCADPSRPVAL